In Dyadobacter subterraneus, a single genomic region encodes these proteins:
- a CDS encoding RNA polymerase sigma factor produces MENQLIPHLFRTEYRKITSVLCKQFGIEHIEIAEDIASDVFLLAVEVWTYKGVPENPTAWLYAVARNKAKNQLIRNTVFSEKVTKELLHQTDRSVSRFEIDLSDKNISDSQLLMLFTLCHPSIPVESQISLSLRVLCGFGIEEIADAFLTNKASINKRLFRAKERLRTENIPIIFPDEKEIDKRLETVLTTLYLLFNEGYYSESRNEILRNDFCLEAIRLTYLLHENDKTNKPPVNALLALMCFHASRFGARKNNQGELILYDDQDETLWNQELIARGTYLLNLAAQGEIISKYHIEASIAYWHTIKADSKEKWENILQLYNQLLILDYSPIAALNRTYALSKVKGKLAAIAGAEKLNLKNNHFYFTLLGALYEDIDHEKAKMNLQRALSLAKSETDKEIIRQKILKSDHVLK; encoded by the coding sequence ATGGAAAATCAGCTGATACCCCATTTGTTCCGAACGGAGTATAGGAAAATAACTTCTGTACTTTGTAAACAATTTGGTATTGAACATATTGAAATAGCGGAGGATATTGCCAGCGATGTTTTTTTGCTGGCCGTAGAGGTGTGGACTTATAAAGGTGTACCTGAAAATCCAACAGCCTGGCTGTATGCCGTTGCCAGGAATAAAGCGAAAAACCAGCTGATACGAAATACTGTTTTCTCAGAAAAAGTCACCAAAGAATTGCTGCATCAGACAGACAGATCAGTTTCACGATTTGAAATTGATCTGTCTGACAAAAACATTTCAGATAGTCAGCTGCTCATGTTGTTTACGCTATGTCATCCTTCTATTCCGGTTGAGTCGCAGATTAGTTTATCACTCAGGGTTTTATGTGGATTCGGCATTGAGGAAATCGCTGACGCATTTCTGACCAACAAGGCATCGATTAATAAACGCCTTTTCAGAGCAAAAGAAAGACTTCGTACAGAAAATATACCAATCATTTTTCCGGATGAAAAGGAAATTGATAAACGTCTGGAAACTGTTTTGACAACTTTGTACTTGCTTTTTAATGAAGGATATTACTCCGAAAGCCGAAATGAAATATTGCGTAATGACTTTTGTCTGGAAGCCATACGTCTGACATATCTGCTTCATGAAAATGACAAAACAAATAAACCTCCGGTTAATGCGCTGCTGGCTTTGATGTGCTTTCATGCATCTCGTTTTGGAGCAAGAAAAAACAACCAGGGGGAATTAATTCTGTATGATGATCAGGACGAAACGCTTTGGAATCAAGAACTAATTGCACGGGGTACGTATCTACTCAATCTGGCCGCACAGGGAGAAATAATTTCAAAATATCATATAGAGGCCAGTATTGCTTATTGGCACACAATCAAGGCAGATTCAAAGGAAAAATGGGAGAATATTTTACAGCTCTACAATCAGCTTTTAATACTGGATTATTCTCCAATCGCCGCTCTTAACAGAACTTACGCGCTTTCCAAAGTGAAAGGAAAATTGGCGGCGATTGCAGGGGCAGAAAAGCTGAATTTAAAAAACAACCATTTTTACTTCACACTGTTAGGTGCGCTGTATGAGGATATTGATCATGAAAAAGCAAAAATGAACCTGCAAAGAGCCCTTTCACTGGCTAAATCAGAAACTGATAAAGAGATAATTCGACAGAAAATATTAAAATCAGATCATGTTTTGAAATAG
- a CDS encoding YciI family protein gives MEEYILIFRHEDGQKIASPEQMQIWMKQTMDWIGGIAAQNKFNGGNGLPFDDSRVVKPNGVVINGPFGDIKETIGGYIIVKADSIDEAVKFAHGCPVLQGEGNSVEVRKIAKGDGVH, from the coding sequence ATGGAAGAGTACATTTTAATTTTCAGACATGAAGATGGACAAAAAATAGCCTCGCCGGAACAAATGCAAATCTGGATGAAGCAAACGATGGACTGGATTGGTGGTATTGCAGCTCAGAACAAATTTAATGGTGGCAATGGATTACCCTTTGATGACAGTCGCGTGGTAAAACCAAATGGTGTCGTAATCAACGGGCCCTTTGGAGATATTAAAGAAACTATTGGTGGTTATATTATCGTAAAAGCTGATTCCATTGACGAAGCAGTTAAATTTGCACATGGCTGCCCTGTTTTACAAGGTGAAGGAAATAGTGTGGAAGTAAGGAAAATCGCGAAAGGGGACGGAGTTCATTAA
- a CDS encoding aminoglycoside 6-adenylyltransferase: MKPVYFQEFVDLFSKILSSNEEFVALAAGGSWVEGRMDRFSDIDLVIVHNSETISLLEKRALAQSAGELLACFTGEHVGEPRLLICLYNNPMLHVDLKFVHLPDMSIRVEDPVVIWERDYLLTNLLKQSGAEFPFPDFQWIEDRFWVWIHYAATKIGRGEFFEATTFLSFIQQNVLGPLALIKNNELPKGVRKIEMLLPNDDLEFMKSTMAEHNRQSCLTALRNAVQYYTVLRESVMPASNLRNQKAEEAVMTYLSEISESGNLKQ, from the coding sequence ATGAAACCAGTCTACTTTCAGGAATTTGTCGATTTATTTTCAAAAATATTATCTTCCAATGAAGAATTCGTCGCGCTTGCGGCTGGCGGCTCTTGGGTTGAGGGCAGGATGGACCGGTTTTCAGATATTGATCTGGTGATCGTACATAATTCAGAAACGATTTCACTTTTGGAAAAAAGAGCTTTGGCACAATCCGCGGGTGAATTGCTGGCCTGTTTCACGGGCGAGCATGTTGGAGAACCGCGGTTGCTGATATGTTTATACAACAATCCCATGCTGCATGTTGATCTGAAATTTGTTCATTTGCCTGACATGTCAATAAGGGTTGAAGATCCGGTGGTGATCTGGGAGCGGGACTATTTATTGACAAATTTGCTCAAACAATCGGGTGCTGAATTTCCTTTTCCTGACTTTCAATGGATTGAAGATAGGTTCTGGGTCTGGATACATTATGCTGCGACAAAGATTGGACGCGGAGAATTTTTTGAAGCCACTACCTTTCTGTCTTTTATTCAGCAAAATGTTTTGGGACCATTGGCTTTGATAAAAAATAACGAGCTCCCAAAAGGAGTGAGAAAAATTGAAATGCTTTTGCCGAATGATGATTTGGAGTTTATGAAGAGTACGATGGCTGAGCACAATCGGCAATCCTGTTTGACTGCGCTTCGGAATGCCGTCCAATATTATACAGTTTTAAGAGAATCTGTAATGCCGGCTTCAAATTTGCGTAATCAAAAAGCCGAGGAAGCAGTAATGACTTATTTATCAGAAATATCAGAATCCGGGAATCTTAAACAGTAA
- a CDS encoding TetR/AcrR family transcriptional regulator, with product MTKAERTKQFIIEKAAPIFMTKGVAGTAMSDIMEATKLAKGSLYVHFENKEELSYSVVDYNLNAFIDRTLAAVSNLKTAKLKLFGMLDFLSDPLNPPVAGGCPMMNFGMEADDTSPVIRDKVCKIIVDVQKFIRETVESGIEAGEFKQGWDARTFATKTYAMIEGGILVSRVAGNNDQMNILVNIMKAEIDENSL from the coding sequence ATGACAAAGGCTGAACGAACCAAACAATTTATAATCGAAAAGGCAGCACCAATTTTTATGACAAAAGGTGTGGCCGGTACCGCCATGAGTGATATTATGGAAGCCACCAAACTCGCGAAAGGCAGTTTGTATGTTCATTTTGAAAACAAGGAAGAACTGTCATATAGTGTCGTAGATTATAATCTTAATGCGTTTATAGACAGAACTCTTGCAGCCGTGAGCAACTTGAAAACGGCCAAACTTAAACTTTTTGGTATGCTCGACTTCCTTTCTGATCCATTAAATCCTCCGGTGGCGGGCGGGTGTCCAATGATGAATTTCGGGATGGAGGCAGATGATACCAGTCCGGTGATCAGGGATAAGGTCTGCAAAATTATTGTTGACGTTCAAAAATTTATCCGTGAAACAGTGGAGTCAGGAATTGAGGCAGGAGAATTTAAGCAAGGCTGGGATGCCAGGACTTTTGCTACTAAAACTTATGCGATGATTGAAGGCGGTATTCTGGTTTCAAGAGTTGCAGGAAATAACGACCAAATGAACATTCTCGTGAATATCATGAAGGCAGAAATTGATGAAAATTCTCTTTGA
- a CDS encoding alpha/beta fold hydrolase produces MDNYSHHTAPTQFVSGGGITFAYRRFGKINQVPVLFFQHFTGTLDNWDPAVTDGIAKDREVIIFDNAGIASTDGEVAYTIKGIAATALHFIDALGLKEIDIFGFSMGSFVAQQITLERPGLVRKLILVGSAPRGGEGLATFSPEVWAMFSKEYAQPDELLLETFFAPTETSQAAGWKFLNRIRARVEGRDVNINEKVIPAQLAAIAEWGAPAEGSYEYLKEIQIPVLVVNGKRDVLFPTINSYILQQYLPDAQLIIYPDSNHASQSQFTENFLTQVGLFLN; encoded by the coding sequence ATGGATAATTACAGTCATCACACCGCGCCAACACAATTTGTATCAGGCGGTGGTATCACATTCGCGTATCGCAGGTTTGGAAAAATCAACCAGGTTCCCGTTTTATTTTTTCAACATTTTACTGGAACACTTGATAACTGGGATCCGGCCGTAACAGACGGGATTGCAAAGGATCGTGAGGTTATTATTTTTGACAACGCCGGAATTGCCAGTACCGACGGAGAAGTTGCGTATACGATCAAAGGTATTGCAGCCACGGCTCTACATTTTATTGATGCGTTAGGTCTCAAAGAAATTGACATTTTTGGTTTTTCTATGGGAAGTTTTGTGGCGCAGCAGATTACCCTAGAGCGTCCGGGGTTAGTTCGGAAACTCATTCTTGTAGGTTCGGCACCTCGGGGCGGTGAAGGTCTTGCCACTTTTTCACCTGAAGTATGGGCGATGTTTTCAAAAGAGTACGCCCAGCCGGACGAATTGCTTTTAGAGACTTTCTTTGCACCTACGGAAACCAGTCAGGCGGCAGGCTGGAAGTTTCTAAACAGAATTCGTGCAAGGGTTGAAGGCCGTGATGTCAATATTAATGAGAAAGTTATACCTGCCCAGCTAGCTGCAATTGCCGAGTGGGGAGCGCCTGCGGAAGGTTCTTATGAATATTTGAAGGAAATTCAGATTCCTGTGCTGGTTGTTAATGGTAAGAGAGACGTTCTTTTTCCGACCATCAATTCATATATTCTTCAGCAGTATCTTCCGGATGCACAATTGATCATCTATCCGGATTCAAACCATGCTTCGCAGTCTCAGTTTACAGAAAATTTCCTTACGCAAGTAGGTCTGTTTCTTAATTAA
- a CDS encoding sulfatase family protein — protein MKKSILVFVCLLTISSGIFAQTKERPNIVFIFSDDHAYQSIGAYGNKLAKTPNIDRIAHEGALLKNNLVTNSICGPSRATLLTGKYSHINGYKNNDRTKFDITQQLFPDLLQKGGYQTAWIGKLHLNSLPTGFDYWNILPGQGIYYNPQFITAPNDTIRKEGYVADIITENSLDWINKRDTKKPFFLVVGQKSVHREWYPDLQDLGAYDDINFPLPETFYDDYTGRAAAKDQDMSIEKTMRLKEDLKVHLDYDKVPGYKFFPESKKKILRDYYDKITKEFDDKKLTGKALTEWKYQRYIKDYLATANGLDRNIGKILDYLDKTGLSKNTVVIYASDQGFYMGEHGWFDKRFIYEESLKTPFVIRYPGVIKPGTKVDQLISNIDWAPTVLDLAGAKIPAEIQGKSFLPLLEKTATANTPWRDAAYYHYYEFPEPHHVSPHFGVRTKRYKLVRFYGGVNTWELFDLEKDPHELKNVYAEKSNEAVVKSLKQQLKTLIVQYKDDEALKLFNDAN, from the coding sequence ATGAAAAAATCCATTTTAGTTTTTGTCTGTCTGTTAACTATCTCATCTGGTATTTTCGCCCAGACAAAAGAGCGTCCCAATATTGTATTTATATTCTCTGATGACCACGCGTATCAGTCTATCGGAGCATATGGAAACAAATTGGCAAAAACGCCGAACATTGATCGTATTGCACATGAAGGCGCTTTGCTTAAAAATAACCTGGTTACCAATTCCATTTGCGGGCCAAGTCGCGCTACCTTATTGACTGGAAAATACAGTCATATCAACGGGTATAAAAACAACGACAGAACAAAATTCGATATCACTCAACAGCTTTTTCCTGATTTGCTTCAAAAAGGCGGATACCAGACGGCCTGGATTGGCAAGCTGCATTTGAACAGTCTTCCAACCGGTTTTGATTACTGGAATATTTTGCCCGGACAAGGAATTTATTACAATCCGCAATTTATCACAGCTCCCAATGACACCATCAGAAAAGAAGGTTATGTAGCCGATATTATTACAGAAAATTCACTGGACTGGATTAATAAACGCGATACCAAAAAACCATTTTTTCTTGTTGTAGGCCAAAAATCTGTGCACCGCGAATGGTATCCCGACTTACAGGATCTTGGCGCTTATGATGATATCAATTTCCCATTGCCCGAAACTTTTTACGACGATTATACGGGAAGAGCTGCTGCAAAAGATCAGGATATGAGCATTGAAAAAACGATGCGGCTAAAAGAAGATCTTAAAGTACATCTGGATTATGACAAGGTTCCTGGCTACAAGTTTTTTCCTGAAAGTAAAAAGAAAATTTTAAGGGATTATTATGATAAAATCACCAAAGAATTTGATGATAAAAAACTGACAGGCAAGGCGCTGACCGAATGGAAATATCAGCGTTATATCAAGGATTATCTTGCCACTGCAAACGGCCTTGACAGGAATATCGGAAAGATTCTCGACTACCTTGACAAGACTGGTTTATCAAAAAATACGGTTGTGATTTATGCTTCTGACCAGGGTTTTTATATGGGAGAGCATGGCTGGTTTGACAAGCGTTTTATATATGAAGAATCGCTGAAAACTCCTTTTGTGATCCGTTATCCCGGCGTTATCAAACCTGGCACAAAAGTGGATCAGCTGATTTCAAATATCGACTGGGCACCAACTGTGCTGGACCTGGCTGGTGCAAAAATCCCGGCAGAAATCCAGGGTAAATCTTTTCTTCCATTGTTGGAAAAAACTGCAACGGCAAATACCCCATGGCGTGATGCAGCGTATTATCACTATTACGAATTTCCTGAACCTCACCATGTTTCCCCGCACTTTGGTGTGAGAACCAAACGTTACAAACTTGTAAGATTCTATGGCGGCGTAAATACCTGGGAATTGTTTGATCTTGAAAAAGATCCGCACGAACTAAAAAATGTTTATGCAGAAAAATCTAACGAAGCGGTTGTGAAAAGTTTGAAACAACAGTTAAAAACCCTCATCGTTCAATACAAAGACGACGAAGCATTAAAACTTTTCAATGACGCTAACTAA
- a CDS encoding YeiH family protein, whose protein sequence is MSASTVPVKSRLLLTEDWTVVVLGLAIIAISLSGLVIPAPSFGWKNGSDLFEKVFNAENGWIIFQQFVFTYFFAIAGTALTGKSLKAILPGFPVVFILTLGALLLAGNKTLKDLNLEAVIFSLAIGLLIGNLVNLPAWLRASLSTELFVKIGLVLLGTSVIFGDVLKAGSLGLIQALVVVLSVWYFAFWVCKKLKVDDELTMMLSSAVSICGVSAAIATSGAIDGDSKKLSYVISLVLITAIPMMLLMPYAADYLGLSPQVTGAWLGGTIDTSGAVVAAGTLAGEEALKISTIVKFSQNVLLGVAAFAISVYWTYTKNESETVKQAKPSASVIWERFPKFILGFMAASLIFSFVLNAEAIDSVKGSLKSLQGLWFALAFTSIGLETRLADLLNADNRKPLYAFLIAQTFNIFITLAIAYVLFD, encoded by the coding sequence ATGTCTGCTTCTACTGTTCCCGTTAAATCCAGACTACTTCTAACCGAAGACTGGACCGTCGTTGTGCTCGGCCTTGCGATCATTGCCATTTCACTATCCGGACTGGTGATTCCGGCACCTTCATTCGGGTGGAAAAACGGCAGCGATCTTTTTGAAAAAGTATTTAATGCAGAAAATGGCTGGATCATATTTCAGCAGTTCGTGTTTACTTATTTTTTCGCTATCGCCGGAACTGCCCTAACCGGTAAATCGCTCAAAGCAATTCTGCCCGGTTTCCCTGTTGTTTTTATACTGACTTTGGGAGCTTTGCTTCTTGCCGGCAATAAAACCCTGAAAGACCTGAATCTTGAAGCTGTAATTTTCAGTCTTGCCATCGGGCTTTTAATCGGGAATCTGGTTAATCTTCCGGCCTGGCTCCGCGCCTCTTTATCGACTGAATTATTTGTCAAAATCGGATTGGTACTGCTGGGTACCAGTGTAATTTTTGGTGATGTTTTAAAAGCCGGGTCACTTGGTCTTATTCAGGCACTGGTAGTCGTTTTATCAGTCTGGTATTTTGCTTTCTGGGTTTGCAAAAAATTGAAAGTGGATGACGAGCTGACCATGATGTTATCCTCCGCCGTATCCATCTGCGGGGTTTCCGCTGCCATTGCCACATCAGGCGCCATTGATGGTGACAGTAAAAAATTGTCTTATGTGATTTCGCTGGTTCTGATCACGGCAATTCCCATGATGCTTTTAATGCCCTATGCCGCAGACTATCTTGGCTTGTCTCCCCAGGTTACCGGAGCCTGGCTCGGTGGCACCATTGATACCAGCGGTGCAGTGGTTGCTGCCGGTACGCTTGCCGGCGAAGAAGCATTAAAGATCAGTACAATTGTCAAATTCTCTCAAAATGTACTTTTGGGTGTCGCCGCTTTCGCCATCAGTGTTTACTGGACTTATACCAAAAATGAATCTGAGACGGTTAAGCAAGCCAAGCCTTCTGCGTCTGTAATCTGGGAGCGTTTCCCCAAATTTATCCTGGGTTTTATGGCTGCTTCATTAATTTTTTCATTTGTATTAAACGCCGAAGCCATTGATAGCGTAAAAGGAAGTTTGAAAAGTTTGCAAGGATTGTGGTTTGCGCTTGCTTTCACAAGTATCGGACTGGAAACCAGACTTGCAGATTTATTAAATGCTGACAACCGCAAACCACTTTACGCATTTTTGATAGCGCAAACATTTAACATCTTTATCACACTGGCCATTGCCTATGTGTTGTTTGATTAA
- a CDS encoding GNAT family N-acetyltransferase yields MDNTYQIKQIETDLEIEQCWEVAFLLRPHLDKNKWLPMISEMMKNEKYIMAGIREQDKFVAFAGYRIMTSLHTGNMIYIDDLCTLESHRGKGFASQLLKYIEAAALAANMDALVLDTNFDNNTAQKVYLKNGFELVAIHLASDLKK; encoded by the coding sequence ATGGACAATACTTATCAAATAAAACAAATCGAGACAGATCTTGAAATCGAACAATGCTGGGAAGTTGCCTTTTTATTAAGGCCACATCTGGATAAAAACAAGTGGTTGCCAATGATTTCGGAAATGATGAAAAACGAAAAGTACATCATGGCCGGAATCCGGGAGCAGGATAAATTTGTCGCATTTGCCGGCTACCGCATTATGACTTCGCTGCACACTGGAAATATGATTTATATCGATGATCTCTGCACACTGGAATCTCACAGAGGTAAAGGATTTGCTTCTCAATTATTGAAATATATAGAAGCTGCCGCGCTTGCCGCTAACATGGACGCCCTGGTACTTGATACAAATTTCGATAACAATACGGCACAAAAGGTATATCTTAAAAATGGATTTGAACTTGTGGCAATACATCTCGCCAGTGATCTGAAAAAATGA
- a CDS encoding ArsR/SmtB family transcription factor: MNLRRDVFQAIADPTRRAILLLVASQAMTAGAIASNFDTARPTVSKHLQILTECELIAQEQNGREIYYHINAKKMKEVADFIEPFRQMWDDRFNKLESIMKNYKPEK; encoded by the coding sequence ATGAATTTAAGACGAGACGTATTTCAAGCCATAGCCGACCCGACAAGACGTGCCATTCTGTTGTTGGTGGCTTCGCAAGCTATGACCGCAGGTGCCATTGCATCAAATTTTGATACGGCAAGACCAACCGTTTCAAAACATTTGCAGATACTCACCGAGTGCGAGTTGATTGCACAGGAGCAAAACGGAAGGGAAATTTATTATCATATCAACGCTAAAAAGATGAAGGAAGTAGCTGACTTTATTGAGCCTTTCCGTCAAATGTGGGATGACAGGTTTAACAAGCTGGAAAGTATTATGAAAAATTATAAACCCGAAAAATAG
- a CDS encoding SRPBCC family protein has translation MERKTKVNAEEGKQELVITREFDLPVELLFKAYAEPEIVEQWMGTKVLKLENKKHGGYQFETSDAQGNVVFRSNGTIHEFAPYKKIIRTFEMENTPFDVQLEFLEFKKLTDETSKLIMHVVYRSVALRDQMLRLPFAQGINMAHNRLQEAVNKLK, from the coding sequence ATGGAAAGAAAAACAAAAGTCAATGCCGAAGAAGGCAAACAGGAGTTAGTGATTACCAGAGAGTTTGATCTTCCTGTTGAATTACTTTTTAAAGCATACGCGGAGCCTGAAATTGTGGAGCAATGGATGGGAACCAAAGTGCTGAAACTGGAAAATAAAAAGCACGGCGGTTACCAGTTCGAAACATCCGATGCACAGGGGAATGTGGTATTTCGTTCCAACGGAACAATTCACGAGTTTGCCCCGTACAAGAAAATCATACGAACATTCGAAATGGAAAATACGCCTTTCGATGTCCAGCTTGAATTTCTGGAATTTAAAAAACTTACTGATGAAACCAGCAAACTCATCATGCATGTCGTATATCGGTCTGTTGCGCTAAGAGATCAAATGCTGCGACTACCTTTTGCCCAAGGTATCAATATGGCACACAACCGGTTACAGGAAGCAGTCAACAAATTAAAATAA
- a CDS encoding DoxX family protein — MIKRNKIIYWIATLWLSLGMVSTGIVQIIKMKEEVDMMTHLGYPLYFLTILGVWKILGVVAVLVPKFPVVKEWAYAGFFFAMSGAVFSHLAVGDGAKEFSGPVLLLILTVLSWYFRSYRTAQVMQ, encoded by the coding sequence ATGATAAAAAGAAATAAAATTATCTACTGGATTGCCACACTTTGGCTTTCTCTGGGAATGGTTTCAACCGGAATTGTACAGATCATAAAAATGAAAGAAGAGGTCGACATGATGACTCATCTGGGATATCCGCTTTACTTTTTGACCATACTAGGGGTTTGGAAAATACTTGGGGTCGTTGCCGTGCTTGTTCCGAAATTTCCTGTGGTGAAGGAATGGGCGTACGCAGGTTTCTTTTTCGCTATGTCGGGTGCTGTGTTTTCCCATTTAGCCGTTGGAGATGGTGCCAAAGAATTTTCCGGACCTGTATTACTATTGATTCTGACTGTATTATCTTGGTATTTCAGATCTTACCGTACAGCTCAGGTCATGCAGTAA
- a CDS encoding YdeI/OmpD-associated family protein: MNPKVDFYFDKTGQWDKEIVKLRAIVLDCGLTEELKWGCPCYTFQKGNIVLIHVFKEYCALLFFKGALLQDTHGILIQQSENVQAARQIRFTNLKEITDQESIVKTHIYEAMEVEKAGLKVELKKPSDFVVAEEFQNKLDEKPALKTAFEKLTPGRQRAYLLHFSQPKQSKTREARVEKSIPKILDGKGLDD; encoded by the coding sequence ATGAATCCAAAAGTTGATTTTTACTTCGATAAAACCGGACAGTGGGATAAAGAAATCGTGAAATTGCGAGCCATCGTTCTTGATTGCGGGCTTACCGAAGAATTGAAATGGGGCTGTCCATGTTACACATTTCAAAAAGGTAATATTGTTTTAATACATGTCTTTAAGGAATATTGTGCGCTGTTGTTTTTCAAAGGTGCTTTGTTGCAGGACACGCATGGAATATTGATCCAGCAAAGCGAAAATGTGCAGGCAGCGCGTCAGATTCGTTTCACTAATTTGAAGGAAATAACTGATCAGGAATCCATTGTAAAAACCCACATTTACGAAGCCATGGAGGTGGAAAAAGCAGGGTTAAAAGTTGAATTAAAAAAGCCGTCTGATTTTGTTGTAGCGGAAGAATTCCAAAATAAACTGGACGAAAAACCAGCCCTTAAAACCGCTTTTGAAAAGTTAACACCCGGGCGTCAAAGAGCTTATCTTCTTCATTTTTCCCAACCCAAACAATCAAAAACCCGTGAAGCAAGGGTGGAAAAAAGTATTCCGAAGATTTTGGATGGGAAGGGGTTGGATGATTAG
- a CDS encoding DUF4256 domain-containing protein — protein MNPKKELSKEQSQDLLQTLKTRFEKNMGRHKGIEWTDLQKKLEANPGKLWSLNEMEFTGGEPDVVGFDQKSGEYIFNDCSPESPKDRRSLCYDRDAWEARKANKPENTAMDVAAKMGIELLTEEQYHELQQLGNFDLKTSSWLKTTSEMRKLGGAIFGDRRFGRVFIYHNGADSYYAARGFRGLLRV, from the coding sequence ATGAATCCTAAAAAAGAACTATCCAAGGAACAGAGCCAAGACCTTCTCCAAACTTTAAAAACCCGTTTTGAGAAAAATATGGGGCGCCATAAAGGTATTGAGTGGACTGATCTACAAAAGAAACTGGAAGCAAATCCCGGAAAACTTTGGTCGCTGAATGAAATGGAATTTACTGGCGGAGAGCCTGATGTTGTTGGTTTTGACCAAAAATCAGGTGAATATATTTTTAACGATTGTTCACCTGAAAGTCCGAAAGATCGCAGAAGCTTGTGTTATGACCGGGACGCCTGGGAAGCCAGAAAAGCAAATAAACCGGAAAACACTGCCATGGATGTGGCAGCCAAAATGGGTATTGAACTTTTGACAGAAGAACAATATCATGAATTGCAGCAACTCGGCAATTTCGATCTTAAAACATCAAGCTGGCTGAAAACAACGTCCGAGATGAGAAAATTAGGCGGAGCTATTTTTGGTGATCGTCGTTTTGGAAGAGTTTTCATTTATCATAACGGCGCCGATTCTTATTACGCCGCCAGAGGATTTCGCGGTTTATTGAGAGTATGA
- a CDS encoding SRPBCC family protein: MEKTENRELRISHIFKAPVDLMWKLWTNPEHIANWWGPNGFTNTIHKMDVQEGGEWKLTMHGPDGTNFPNRSIFKEIIPLKKIVFEHFNPHFITTILFETENLQTRLHWTMLFDKEEMYDIIVKAHKADEGQRQNIERLEKYLSEIVGE, translated from the coding sequence ATGGAAAAAACTGAAAACCGTGAATTACGAATCAGCCATATTTTCAAGGCTCCTGTTGACCTTATGTGGAAGCTCTGGACAAATCCCGAACACATCGCAAACTGGTGGGGACCGAATGGATTTACCAACACGATTCACAAAATGGACGTTCAGGAAGGCGGAGAATGGAAGTTGACGATGCACGGACCCGATGGAACAAATTTTCCAAACAGGAGTATTTTCAAAGAAATTATTCCATTAAAGAAAATCGTTTTTGAGCATTTTAACCCGCATTTTATTACCACCATTCTATTTGAAACTGAAAATCTGCAAACACGACTTCACTGGACAATGTTATTTGATAAGGAGGAAATGTATGATATCATAGTCAAGGCGCATAAAGCCGATGAAGGACAGAGACAAAATATTGAAAGACTTGAAAAATATCTTTCTGAAATAGTTGGGGAATAA